The following are from one region of the Coffea eugenioides isolate CCC68of chromosome 2, Ceug_1.0, whole genome shotgun sequence genome:
- the LOC113759354 gene encoding glutathione S-transferase T3-like: protein MENHYTSGNYNFGMGCVGSKTPSEIRKDFDFAGQQENVASTESMSDSQFPPYSTQRGVDNITLTNEAMEESDYKRVPWSVDDDKMLASVWLTISNCSIVGNSQNNESFWKRVTDCFNENRQFGPPRKYKAVKSHWHWLSRMVNEFNQYYNKLVGEHHSGWNDDQIKQYARELFHQNKNKHFLHEHVWVLLKNDPKWKANTPMQRSSKNVRIDENGAYTSSSNADSSFDIDDSEVREVRPLGQKAAKKGKRKGKSKKNEQDVGGELSQIRIMLKEHKEEKLQAMENLANKLDNYNFRSDYEILLKDTTGMSEQQLKIHEHMCSILKAKYNIS from the coding sequence atgGAAAATCACTACACATCGGGTAATTATAACTTTGGTATGGGTTGTGTAGGCTCAAAAACTCCGTCGGAGATAAGGAAGGATTTTGACTTCGCCGGCCAACAAGAAAATGTTGCATCAACGGAATCAATGTCAGACTCTCAATTTCCACCATATTCAACACAACGTGGGGTGGATAACATTACTCTCACCAATGAGGCGATGGAAGAATCTGATTATAAACGCGTTCCATGGAGTGTGGATGATGACAAGATGCTTGCAAGTGTTTGGCTCACAATTTCTAATTGTAGCATTGTGGGTAATTCTCAAAATAATGAGAGTTTCTGGAAACGAGTCACGGACTGCTTTAACGAGAATCGGCAATTTGGACCGCCAAGAAAATATAAAGCTGTGAAATCACATTGGCATTGGTTGAGTCGAATGGTCAATGAATTCAACCAATACTACAACAAATTGGTTGGAGAACATCATAGCGGATGGAATGATGATCAGATCAAACAATATGCACGAGAGCTTTTTCACCAGAATAAGAATAAGCATTTTTTACATGAACATGTATGGGTGTTGTTGAAAAATGATCCGAAATGGAAAGCAAATACTCCTATGCAACGTTCTTCAAAAAATGTAAGGATTGATGAAAACGGGGCATACACTTCTTCATCCAATGCGGATTCAAGTTTCGACATCGATGACAGTGAAGTACGTGAAGTTCGTCCACTTGGTCAAAAAGCAGCAAAGAAGGGAAAGAGAAAGGGAAAATCAAAAAAGAATGAGCAAGACGTAGGTGGAGAACTGAGTCAAATCCGGATCATGTTGAAAGAgcacaaagaagaaaaattgcaaGCTATGGAAAACTTAGCAAATAAGTTAGACAATTATAATTTCCGAAGTGATTATGAAATCCTATTGAAGGATACCACAGGCATGTCCGAGCAGCAGCTTAAAATTCATGAGCATATGTGTTCCATCCTAAAAGCCAAGTATAATATTTCTTAG